One genomic region from Epinephelus fuscoguttatus linkage group LG8, E.fuscoguttatus.final_Chr_v1 encodes:
- the ing4 gene encoding inhibitor of growth protein 4, translated as MAAGMYLEHYLDSIENLPFELQRNFNLMRDLDQRTEDLKGQIDSLAKEYTANARTLSSEQKLSILRQIQQSYSKCKEFGDDKVQLAMQTYEMVDKHIRRLDTDLARFEADLKEKQIESTDYDSTSSKGKKAETRQKEKKTAKTRSKVKSSDEDGSPKSAQKKVKLLQPGEFNSPAANFGNVHPSDVLDMPVDPNEPTYCLCHQVSYGEMIGCDNTDCSIEWFHFACVGLTTKPRGKWYCPRCSQDRKRK; from the exons ATGGCGGCGGGGATGtatttggagcattatttggaCA GTATAGAAAACTTGCCCTTCGAGTTGCAGAGAAACTTCAATTTGATGAGGGATCTGGATCAACGCACAGAGG ATCTGAAGGGACAGATAGACTCTCTGGCTAAGGAGTACACAGCCAACGCCCGGACTCTCTCCTCTGAGCAAAAGCTGTCCATACTGAGGCAGATTCAGCAGTCTTACAGTAAATGCAAGGAGTTCGGAGATGATAAGGTGCAACTGGCCATGCAGACCTATGAGATG GTCGACAAACACATCAGACGTCTTGACACAGATCTGGCTCGGTTTGAGGCTGACTTGAAGGAAAAACAGATCGAGAGCACGGACTATGATTCCACCTCCAGTAAGGGGAAGAAAG CTGAAACCAGAcagaaggaaaagaagacgGCTAAAACAAGGTCTAAAGTGAAGAGTTCAGATGAAGATGGCAGTCCCAAGAGTGCACAGAAGAAAGTCAAACTCCTTCAGCC AGGAGAATTCAACAGCCCTGCCGCCAACTTTGGGAATGTGCACCCATCTGATGTGCTGGACATGCCAGTGGACCCCAACGAACCCACTTACTGTCTGTGCCATCAGGTGTCTTACGGCGAGATGATCGGCTGTGACAACACTGAT TGCTCCATTGAGTGGTTCCATTTTGCATGTGTGGGCCTGACAACCAAACCAAGAGGCAAATG GTATTGTCCACGGTGCTCTCAAGACAGAAAgcgaaaataa